In Thalassotalea fonticola, a single genomic region encodes these proteins:
- a CDS encoding TonB family protein encodes MIDWLIEQQLVLSLLLILLIFAEAKLLPALGAKFCYSLFAAIPVALLLANMPDILKAELAPQISRYLVAINSNNVDIGININWLAIWASGAIIVIVISILSHLQLRTSELSSRINNSSQDLKLPNSLQPYVSRKVASPLLVGLFFPKLILPENYQKMYSVKQLAMVVEHEVVHFNRQDTRCNFIALMLLSLFWFNPLMWLGYKSYRRLQEISCDENVLSNKNTEEKIQYSKAMLLSIENTSNQLYAYTHYTEKQTMLKRLNFIKQKQQNKPFIKVTMLAVIASLLSSMAIADADHKSKAKSSEDVISPLMRVEPIYPEQAVAENLNGSVVLQFDVSAAGKVEHVIVISAQPEKIFDKSAKIALRQWQYQASSHGLKNQLVQLDFVTKEDEKSASLVERIKVTQ; translated from the coding sequence ATGATTGATTGGCTTATTGAGCAACAACTGGTTTTATCTTTATTGCTAATATTGTTAATTTTTGCTGAAGCAAAGCTACTGCCCGCACTTGGCGCTAAGTTTTGTTATAGTCTATTTGCGGCTATTCCTGTCGCATTACTTTTGGCAAATATGCCAGACATACTTAAGGCTGAACTAGCACCGCAAATTAGCCGTTATTTAGTCGCAATTAATAGTAATAATGTTGATATAGGTATTAATATTAATTGGCTCGCCATTTGGGCGTCTGGTGCCATTATAGTTATTGTGATTAGCATTTTATCGCACCTACAATTACGAACTTCAGAACTTTCAAGTCGTATCAACAATAGCTCACAAGACCTTAAATTACCGAATTCATTACAACCTTATGTTAGTCGCAAGGTCGCCAGCCCATTGTTGGTGGGGCTGTTCTTTCCTAAACTCATATTGCCTGAAAATTATCAAAAAATGTACAGTGTCAAGCAATTAGCTATGGTTGTCGAGCATGAGGTAGTACATTTTAACCGCCAAGATACGCGCTGTAATTTTATTGCATTAATGCTACTGAGTTTGTTTTGGTTTAACCCACTCATGTGGCTTGGTTATAAAAGTTATAGAAGGTTGCAAGAAATTTCTTGTGATGAAAACGTTTTAAGCAACAAAAATACTGAAGAGAAAATTCAATACAGTAAAGCGATGTTGCTGAGTATAGAAAATACCAGTAATCAGCTTTATGCCTACACCCACTACACAGAGAAGCAAACTATGTTAAAAAGATTAAATTTTATTAAACAAAAACAACAGAACAAGCCTTTCATCAAAGTGACTATGTTAGCGGTAATTGCCAGTTTATTGAGTAGTATGGCTATTGCTGATGCCGATCATAAGTCAAAAGCAAAAAGTTCAGAGGACGTTATTTCACCGCTGATGCGAGTTGAACCAATATACCCAGAGCAAGCAGTTGCAGAAAATTTGAATGGTTCAGTAGTATTACAATTTGATGTATCTGCTGCCGGTAAGGTCGAACACGTAATTGTGATTAGTGCCCAACCTGAAAAAATATTCGATAAGTCAGCTAAAATAGCTTTAAGACAATGGCAATACCAAGCGTCGAGTCATGGCTTAAAAAATCAGCTGGTACAGTTAGATTTCGTTACTAAAGAAGATGAAAAGTCTGCAAGTTTAGTTGAACGGATTAAAGTGACTCAATAA
- a CDS encoding BlaI/MecI/CopY family transcriptional regulator yields MIEISKAEFEVLEALWANYPASASDIISKLNEEKTWHDKTVKTLLNRMVKKAAISFEKQQRHYLYSPLLERESYTYKEGKSLVERFFGGRIAPLVAGFAKTEKLSKDDIDELKKVIAQWEKDND; encoded by the coding sequence ATGATAGAAATTAGCAAAGCAGAATTTGAAGTGTTGGAAGCTCTTTGGGCAAATTACCCGGCTAGTGCAAGCGACATAATCAGTAAATTAAATGAAGAAAAAACCTGGCACGACAAAACCGTAAAGACGTTATTGAATCGTATGGTAAAAAAAGCGGCCATCAGTTTTGAAAAGCAACAACGACATTATCTATATTCACCGCTTCTTGAGCGCGAATCTTATACCTACAAAGAAGGGAAAAGTTTGGTAGAGCGCTTTTTTGGCGGACGAATTGCTCCTTTAGTTGCTGGTTTTGCTAAAACTGAAAAGCTATCAAAAGATGATATCGATGAACTCAAGAAGGTCATCGCTCAATGGGAGAAAGATAATGATTGA
- a CDS encoding zinc-binding dehydrogenase — MATPVINIGFSLNLIDDLEAPLSDRISLIEKPIPNLKPGEVLVKMLSAPINPSDLVYLMGKYGLPPVDGAFVGFEGCGIVVAANAGLYGKWLSGKRVALSATPGKDGVWAQYAITKANYCLPVRKEISDEQASTIIVNPCTSVCLVERAIELGAKAIVINAAASQVGKGVIRYAKMQGVKTIATVRSQANVDVLKKLGADKVILTSTESFQSELKQASKKLKATVLLDAVADVDTPKTMSCMPSGSTGIVYGRLTETQDPIGGQFSVADVIFKNQKIEGFWLATYIGNAKPWQVLSLSKKVQKLFAEGIFQTDIYGQFSFADFPKALEHYAVHKSDGKVILTPHA; from the coding sequence ATGGCAACCCCAGTTATTAATATTGGCTTCAGTTTAAATTTAATTGACGACTTAGAAGCACCGTTAAGTGACCGCATCAGCCTTATCGAAAAGCCAATACCAAATTTAAAGCCAGGTGAGGTGTTAGTAAAAATGTTGTCAGCGCCAATTAACCCCTCTGATTTGGTTTACTTAATGGGTAAATATGGCCTTCCTCCCGTCGATGGTGCTTTTGTCGGCTTTGAAGGTTGTGGGATAGTCGTCGCTGCGAATGCCGGGCTATATGGTAAGTGGTTAAGTGGTAAACGTGTAGCTCTGTCAGCTACGCCGGGTAAAGATGGTGTTTGGGCTCAGTATGCAATAACTAAAGCGAACTATTGCTTACCTGTTCGCAAAGAAATAAGCGACGAACAAGCATCTACAATCATTGTGAACCCATGTACTTCAGTATGTTTGGTTGAACGTGCTATCGAACTTGGGGCGAAAGCTATTGTTATTAACGCTGCGGCAAGCCAAGTAGGCAAGGGGGTAATTCGTTATGCAAAAATGCAGGGTGTAAAAACCATTGCTACCGTTCGTTCGCAAGCGAATGTTGACGTATTAAAAAAACTTGGTGCTGATAAAGTCATTTTAACCAGCACTGAGTCGTTTCAAAGTGAGTTGAAACAGGCGAGTAAAAAGTTAAAAGCAACAGTGTTATTAGATGCAGTTGCCGATGTTGATACGCCGAAAACGATGAGCTGTATGCCAAGTGGATCTACTGGCATCGTTTATGGTCGATTAACCGAAACCCAAGACCCCATTGGCGGTCAATTTTCTGTTGCCGATGTTATTTTTAAGAATCAAAAAATAGAAGGCTTTTGGCTGGCGACCTACATTGGCAATGCTAAACCATGGCAAGTGCTTTCATTAAGTAAAAAAGTACAGAAACTATTTGCCGAGGGCATTTTTCAAACGGACATATATGGCCAGTTTAGTTTTGCTGATTTTCCTAAAGCTCTTGAACATTATGCTGTGCATAAGAGCGACGGCAAAGTGATTTTAACCCCACACGCTTAA
- a CDS encoding radical SAM protein yields the protein MYPLDYIQPVFRPPSEWKSLILQVTNGCSWNKCTFCDMYTDEDKKFKPKKLDVIETELITIKESGLPVRRVFLADGDAMMLPFNRLKDILLLVRKYFPNVSRISSYCLPRNLGNKTVEQLSELKLLGLSLMYVGCESGDDQVLELIEKGETFDSSLIALNKIKQAGMKSSVMILNGLGGPEYSEQHAINSAKLMNAAQPDYLSTLVVSFPLGEERFATNFDGKFRQLKQQELFVEMHTLLEHLELEKTIFRSDHASNYLVLKGILGKDKQQLLTKVNMALNDAIPLRQEWQRGL from the coding sequence ATGTATCCATTAGATTATATCCAACCGGTATTTCGACCACCATCAGAGTGGAAAAGTTTAATTTTACAAGTTACCAATGGCTGCTCGTGGAATAAATGCACATTTTGCGATATGTATACCGACGAAGACAAAAAATTTAAACCGAAAAAACTCGATGTTATTGAGACAGAGTTAATCACCATTAAAGAATCTGGCTTGCCGGTACGACGAGTGTTCTTAGCTGATGGCGACGCCATGATGTTACCATTTAATCGTCTGAAGGATATCTTATTACTTGTCCGTAAATACTTTCCAAATGTTAGTCGAATTTCCAGTTATTGCTTACCTCGTAATTTAGGAAATAAAACTGTCGAGCAACTGAGTGAGCTTAAACTGCTAGGCTTGAGCTTAATGTATGTTGGCTGCGAAAGTGGCGACGATCAAGTGCTGGAACTCATTGAAAAAGGGGAAACTTTTGACAGCTCATTGATTGCTTTGAATAAAATAAAGCAAGCAGGAATGAAATCCTCGGTAATGATTTTAAATGGTTTAGGTGGACCAGAGTATTCCGAGCAACATGCTATTAATTCAGCAAAATTAATGAATGCGGCGCAACCTGATTATTTATCAACGTTAGTGGTATCTTTTCCATTAGGGGAAGAGCGTTTTGCGACAAACTTTGACGGTAAATTCAGACAACTTAAGCAGCAAGAGTTATTTGTAGAAATGCACACGTTATTGGAGCATTTAGAATTAGAGAAAACCATTTTCCGCTCCGATCATGCCTCTAATTATCTGGTATTAAAAGGAATATTAGGTAAAGATAAACAACAACTGCTCACGAAAGTGAATATGGCTTTAAATGATGCCATTCCATTACGCCAAGAATGGCAAAGAGGCTTATAA
- a CDS encoding LysR family transcriptional regulator translates to MTDLNDMMVFRQVVEQGSFTAAANEIGLPKSNISRKISRLETGLQAKLLERSTRSLNLTEVGRIFYDHCVRIADEVASAQECIETLSHNPKGWIKLCTSLTLGQTLISPHLAKFSEQYPDVHLDINLTNRRVDVIEEGFDLIIRVGESPDSNLITKRLTTVKLALFASRGYVEKHKVMPIKNPDDLQLHSCLYMNARNEKHRWHLSNSERQIHLDITPSMLCNDFATLQQMALSDMGIALLPEYLCKAEVTTGNLQRVLPDWDGRKVNLYAIYPSRKGATPKIRAFIDYLAQQLN, encoded by the coding sequence ATGACTGACTTAAACGATATGATGGTATTTCGCCAAGTAGTGGAACAGGGGAGCTTTACGGCTGCGGCTAATGAAATTGGCTTGCCAAAGTCTAATATTAGTAGAAAAATTTCGCGTTTAGAAACAGGTTTACAGGCAAAGTTGTTAGAACGATCGACCCGATCTTTAAACCTTACTGAAGTTGGCAGAATTTTTTATGATCATTGTGTACGCATTGCTGACGAGGTAGCTAGCGCTCAAGAGTGTATTGAAACATTAAGTCATAACCCAAAAGGTTGGATAAAACTTTGTACGTCACTTACTCTTGGGCAAACTTTAATAAGTCCGCATTTAGCAAAGTTCAGTGAACAATATCCTGATGTTCATCTTGATATAAATTTAACCAATCGTCGTGTTGATGTGATTGAAGAGGGCTTCGATCTGATCATTCGAGTTGGAGAGTCTCCTGATTCGAACTTAATTACTAAGCGCTTAACGACAGTAAAATTAGCGTTGTTTGCCAGTCGCGGTTATGTAGAAAAACATAAGGTGATGCCGATAAAAAATCCTGATGACTTGCAGCTGCATAGTTGTCTTTATATGAATGCTAGAAATGAAAAGCATCGTTGGCATTTATCTAACTCTGAGCGTCAAATTCATCTAGATATTACTCCCTCAATGTTGTGTAATGACTTTGCTACCCTACAACAAATGGCATTATCAGATATGGGCATAGCATTGCTACCAGAGTATTTATGCAAGGCAGAAGTAACCACTGGCAATTTGCAGCGAGTTCTGCCTGATTGGGACGGAAGAAAAGTGAACCTTTATGCGATATATCCCAGCCGTAAAGGCGCAACACCCAAAATCAGAGCCTTTATTGATTATTTAGCCCAACAATTAAATTAG
- a CDS encoding pirin family protein, whose translation MEILKFNDLAKGGFAGLKERQFVTDRRVFKHARKQTFDGIGNFVYLADANFNAKGETGMHPHREIDVISVMVDGRISHEGSLEHGQGLSAGYTQVQRAGGEGFAHNEINPDNQQNHMIQLWVLPDEAGEPAGYKVYKPQVGKLQHIYGGSKNQNKTFYSRTSIAVANVTAGQTVKHEGEVIAFLSKGKGIFNNQKINARTAIKTIDGVDFIAEDNAQLIVVYVNNKD comes from the coding sequence ATGGAAATATTAAAATTTAATGACTTAGCAAAAGGCGGCTTTGCCGGTTTAAAAGAACGCCAATTTGTTACTGACCGTCGTGTTTTCAAACACGCAAGAAAACAAACTTTTGATGGTATTGGTAATTTCGTTTATTTAGCCGATGCCAACTTTAATGCCAAAGGTGAAACCGGAATGCATCCGCACCGAGAAATTGATGTAATTTCAGTCATGGTTGATGGCCGTATTAGTCATGAAGGCTCTTTAGAACACGGTCAAGGCTTATCAGCAGGTTACACACAAGTGCAACGCGCTGGCGGAGAAGGTTTTGCCCATAATGAAATTAATCCTGACAACCAACAAAACCATATGATTCAACTATGGGTATTACCCGATGAAGCTGGTGAACCAGCAGGTTATAAAGTTTATAAGCCGCAGGTAGGCAAATTGCAACACATATACGGCGGCAGTAAAAATCAAAACAAAACGTTTTATAGCCGTACATCAATTGCTGTTGCTAACGTAACAGCTGGCCAAACCGTGAAACATGAAGGCGAAGTAATAGCCTTTTTAAGTAAAGGAAAGGGGATTTTTAATAACCAAAAAATTAATGCCCGTACCGCCATAAAAACTATTGATGGTGTAGATTTTATCGCCGAAGATAACGCGCAACTTATTGTTGTATACGTAAATAATAAGGATTAG
- a CDS encoding HpcH/HpaI aldolase/citrate lyase family protein codes for MSATVHPNDALFDAEKPFPVIPSCEHFAGSEKLILKAMQMQKDTGPVFDITCDCEDGAAAGSEQEHAEMVARIIGSDDNEFNMMGVRIHDPSHPHWKKDLDILIPGCGEKLAYITLPKCTEGRQIQEMVTYIQGLVTYHAIDREIPVHVLVETHGALRDVWQIAATDWVQVLDFGMMDFVSGHYGAIPASCMRSPGQFDHALLKRAKTEMVAAALANGVIPAHNVTLDLKNTQQTTDDASRARNEFGFMRMWSIYPTQITAIVDAMKPNYEEVEDAQAILLAAQANSWGPIQHKGELHDRATYRYFWELLQRAHVSGIDISSEAQAAFF; via the coding sequence ATGTCTGCAACTGTACATCCAAATGACGCACTTTTTGATGCGGAAAAACCATTTCCAGTGATCCCAAGCTGTGAGCATTTTGCCGGTTCAGAAAAGCTGATCCTCAAAGCGATGCAAATGCAAAAAGACACTGGACCAGTCTTTGATATTACCTGTGATTGTGAAGATGGTGCTGCAGCAGGTTCAGAGCAGGAGCATGCTGAAATGGTAGCTCGCATCATAGGTAGTGATGACAATGAATTTAATATGATGGGTGTGCGTATTCATGATCCATCACACCCTCATTGGAAGAAAGATTTAGATATTCTAATCCCTGGCTGTGGTGAAAAACTTGCCTATATCACCCTGCCAAAATGCACTGAAGGTCGCCAAATTCAAGAGATGGTGACTTATATTCAAGGCCTTGTTACCTATCATGCAATCGATCGTGAAATCCCGGTTCATGTATTGGTTGAAACCCACGGTGCTTTACGCGATGTTTGGCAAATTGCGGCAACAGATTGGGTGCAAGTACTTGATTTTGGTATGATGGATTTTGTTTCCGGTCACTACGGTGCTATTCCTGCATCATGTATGCGCAGCCCTGGTCAGTTCGACCACGCTTTACTCAAACGAGCTAAAACTGAAATGGTTGCTGCCGCTCTTGCAAATGGTGTTATTCCAGCGCATAACGTGACTCTTGATTTAAAAAATACTCAACAAACTACTGATGATGCTAGCCGTGCACGCAACGAATTTGGTTTTATGCGTATGTGGAGTATTTATCCAACGCAGATCACCGCAATTGTTGATGCGATGAAGCCAAACTATGAAGAAGTAGAAGATGCACAAGCTATTTTACTCGCTGCTCAAGCGAACAGCTGGGGGCCAATTCAGCATAAAGGTGAATTACACGACAGAGCAACGTATCGTTATTTCTGGGAATTATTACAACGCGCTCATGTAAGTGGTATTGATATTAGCAGTGAAGCACAAGCTGCTTTCTTCTAA
- a CDS encoding HpcH/HpaI aldolase/citrate lyase family protein, producing MNYHNEFLEQVDEEDVLGGTWPGIQLYYPPVKYSPKDEEYENMEQAAERMRKHAHNCQAHTLLFDLEDGCRQKEMSRELLLNELPKFPERDFQIALRINPFRTDEYEKDLEMIMKVAEHIDVIVLAKAGEMYGAAEIRDLSAWLLGVNPKIEIQPIIEHPRSLKIASELMAFPAVKHVVFGIHDFSKAMAIHLTPEGWIEELLTYLRMLLLEARIAGKGVIGGVEVLINDTPMPEKFIEPDDVRRWLDLHGDRESHVVHGHAVVETQMGLTGKQLIHPYHIHLCKVAFTPSPEVIKRNVNILQMAIDADALLGGAIKYDGEMLDPPMFGKALQTLLRAYALKSLDEKDKEFAIDVLKKLPITVIRENWPYGRI from the coding sequence ATGAACTATCATAACGAGTTCTTAGAGCAGGTAGACGAAGAAGATGTACTCGGTGGTACATGGCCGGGAATTCAGTTGTACTATCCGCCAGTCAAATACTCTCCCAAAGATGAAGAATATGAAAATATGGAGCAAGCGGCTGAGCGTATGCGCAAGCATGCCCATAACTGCCAAGCCCATACGCTATTATTCGATTTGGAAGATGGATGTCGTCAAAAAGAAATGAGTCGTGAGTTATTGCTTAACGAGCTACCTAAATTTCCAGAGCGCGATTTTCAAATAGCCTTGCGTATTAATCCATTTCGTACTGATGAGTATGAAAAAGATTTAGAAATGATCATGAAAGTGGCTGAGCACATTGATGTAATCGTACTTGCTAAAGCAGGTGAAATGTATGGCGCCGCTGAAATCAGAGATCTTTCTGCCTGGTTATTAGGGGTTAATCCTAAAATTGAAATACAACCAATTATAGAACACCCGAGAAGCTTAAAAATTGCTTCGGAGCTCATGGCTTTCCCTGCGGTTAAACACGTGGTATTTGGTATTCACGATTTCTCTAAAGCAATGGCGATTCACTTAACACCTGAAGGCTGGATTGAAGAGTTACTCACTTACTTAAGAATGCTGCTACTTGAAGCAAGAATAGCCGGTAAAGGTGTTATTGGCGGGGTTGAAGTATTAATTAACGATACACCAATGCCCGAAAAGTTTATTGAACCTGACGATGTACGTCGCTGGTTAGATTTACATGGTGACCGTGAATCGCACGTCGTCCATGGTCATGCAGTGGTTGAAACTCAAATGGGTTTAACCGGCAAACAACTTATTCACCCGTACCATATTCATTTATGTAAAGTGGCATTCACACCATCGCCGGAAGTTATCAAACGCAACGTGAATATATTGCAAATGGCCATAGATGCTGATGCATTATTGGGTGGTGCAATAAAATATGATGGTGAAATGCTTGATCCACCAATGTTTGGTAAAGCATTGCAAACACTATTAAGAGCCTATGCATTAAAATCTTTAGATGAAAAAGATAAAGAATTTGCTATAGATGTATTGAAGAAACTGCCAATCACGGTTATTCGTGAAAACTGGCCATACGGCCGCATTTAA
- a CDS encoding acyl-CoA synthetase has product MIKFDDLLTQNANGWQWHIPKHFNIAYACVRQHVEQNNGNKTALIIEDDKLGTCELSYAELDSLSGRFVYTLKELGLNADDRVLIRLPNSSDYPVSFFGCLKQGAIAVPTSTLLSAPEVAYLAKDSGAKVLVTAKSMWPELKSILAEDTQLSAVLLAGPGEMPSDCVGLNVQVLDLEELLNTNPIDDSIVASTPDDPAYLVYTSGTTGYPKGVLHAHRSLIGRLPASRFWFDFKEGDRIMHSGKFNWTYVLGSALMDPLFHGHTVIVHEGANDASTWPNLIAKHDCTIFIGVPTIYRQIIQKTEFKGSDVPSLRHCMSAGEHLSDEMLLAWRERFGMDVYEAIGMSEFSYYISQNKQQPIRPGAAGFTQPGHDVVLLNEENKPAQSGEEGMIAIPESDPGLFLNYWQLPEETEKARHSGYFFTGDYARIDEDGYIWFVGRKDDIINTFGYRVSPHEIERVIKTHPDVADCVALGEELGKDKVLVSACIILTPNATTTEAEILSFGNSHLAKYKAPKIVHFYDDFPRTKNGKVLRKQMLAELAEQNKQPATQGA; this is encoded by the coding sequence ATGATTAAATTTGATGATTTATTAACACAAAACGCAAATGGTTGGCAGTGGCACATACCTAAGCATTTCAATATTGCCTATGCCTGTGTGCGCCAGCATGTGGAACAAAATAATGGCAACAAAACAGCGTTGATCATTGAAGATGACAAGTTAGGTACATGCGAGCTCAGTTATGCTGAGTTAGACAGTTTAAGTGGTCGTTTTGTTTACACGTTAAAAGAGCTTGGCTTAAATGCTGACGATAGAGTATTAATTCGTTTGCCAAACTCTAGTGATTACCCAGTGAGCTTTTTTGGTTGCTTAAAACAAGGCGCCATAGCCGTACCTACATCAACGTTACTTTCAGCCCCAGAAGTTGCTTACCTGGCCAAAGATTCAGGTGCAAAAGTTTTGGTTACCGCCAAATCAATGTGGCCTGAGCTTAAGTCTATTTTAGCCGAAGACACCCAGCTTAGCGCGGTATTATTAGCTGGCCCAGGTGAAATGCCGAGCGATTGTGTTGGTTTAAATGTACAGGTTTTGGATTTAGAAGAGCTGCTAAATACGAATCCCATCGATGACTCTATTGTAGCAAGTACACCAGATGATCCTGCCTATTTAGTCTATACCTCAGGTACCACTGGGTATCCTAAAGGTGTGTTACATGCACATCGTTCTTTAATTGGTCGTTTACCGGCAAGTCGTTTTTGGTTCGATTTTAAGGAAGGCGATCGCATAATGCATTCTGGTAAGTTCAACTGGACTTACGTATTAGGCTCAGCATTAATGGACCCACTATTTCATGGCCATACCGTTATTGTGCATGAAGGCGCTAATGACGCTTCTACCTGGCCAAACCTTATTGCTAAACATGACTGTACGATTTTTATTGGAGTACCAACAATTTATCGTCAAATTATTCAAAAAACAGAATTTAAAGGCAGCGATGTGCCTTCGCTACGCCACTGTATGAGTGCTGGTGAACATTTAAGTGATGAAATGCTACTAGCTTGGCGTGAACGTTTCGGCATGGATGTTTACGAAGCTATCGGCATGTCAGAATTTTCTTACTATATTTCGCAAAATAAACAGCAACCTATTCGCCCAGGTGCGGCAGGCTTTACTCAACCTGGCCATGATGTAGTATTGTTAAATGAAGAAAACAAACCCGCACAATCTGGTGAAGAAGGTATGATTGCCATTCCAGAAAGTGATCCGGGACTGTTCTTAAACTACTGGCAATTACCAGAAGAAACAGAAAAAGCCAGACATAGTGGCTATTTCTTTACCGGCGATTACGCAAGAATTGATGAAGATGGCTATATTTGGTTTGTGGGTCGTAAAGACGACATCATTAATACCTTTGGTTACCGGGTATCACCACACGAAATTGAACGAGTGATAAAAACTCATCCAGATGTGGCCGATTGTGTTGCTTTGGGTGAAGAACTTGGCAAAGATAAGGTATTAGTTAGTGCCTGCATTATTTTAACGCCAAACGCAACGACGACTGAAGCAGAGATATTAAGCTTCGGTAATAGCCATTTAGCTAAATATAAAGCGCCTAAAATTGTGCACTTTTACGATGATTTTCCACGTACTAAAAATGGCAAAGTACTACGCAAACAAATGTTAGCTGAGCTTGCTGAGCAAAACAAACAACCAGCCACACAAGGGGCCTGA
- a CDS encoding HpcH/HpaI aldolase/citrate lyase family protein: MNCKTQENFRPRRSALYVPAHHEQYITKSRGLSADVIIFDLQESVPPSRKVEARALLVEQLKNSDFGYSERIVRVNKLDSPWGKADIAAIAELDIDGVLFPDIESGEELTLAIAALDNANGENKLVMANIESPLGVLRAEEICAASPRLTTIVMGTTDLANSLRVNVTLDRQGLLTYLSMCILAARAHNKSIIDGPHFNLKDVVACEYSCRQARDLGFDGKAVIHPVQLTYTNDALTPKGEDIRKAKGIISAMEQAKSDGQSVAVIDDRLIEPCLEQWANRVICLYTKVNEIGQGELTLG; the protein is encoded by the coding sequence ATGAACTGCAAAACTCAAGAAAATTTTCGACCAAGACGCAGCGCATTATATGTTCCAGCACATCATGAGCAATACATTACGAAATCACGTGGCTTGTCTGCAGATGTAATTATTTTTGATTTACAAGAATCAGTTCCGCCTTCGCGTAAAGTAGAAGCAAGAGCACTATTGGTAGAACAATTAAAAAATAGTGATTTTGGTTACTCAGAAAGAATTGTTCGTGTTAATAAGCTTGATTCTCCTTGGGGTAAAGCTGATATAGCCGCTATTGCAGAGCTTGATATTGATGGTGTTTTGTTTCCAGATATTGAAAGCGGTGAAGAATTAACCTTAGCCATTGCCGCGTTAGACAATGCAAATGGTGAAAACAAATTAGTGATGGCTAATATTGAATCACCACTTGGCGTATTACGCGCGGAAGAAATTTGTGCTGCCAGCCCAAGATTAACAACCATAGTAATGGGCACAACTGATCTTGCTAATTCATTGCGGGTTAATGTAACGCTTGATCGACAAGGGTTATTAACCTACTTGTCAATGTGTATTTTGGCCGCTAGAGCGCACAACAAAAGCATCATAGATGGCCCACATTTTAACTTAAAAGATGTAGTTGCTTGTGAATATAGTTGTCGCCAAGCTCGTGATCTTGGGTTTGACGGTAAAGCAGTAATTCATCCAGTACAGTTAACGTATACCAATGATGCTTTAACGCCAAAAGGCGAAGATATTCGCAAAGCCAAGGGCATTATTTCAGCCATGGAACAAGCAAAATCTGATGGTCAAAGTGTTGCGGTGATCGATGATAGATTAATTGAACCATGCTTAGAACAATGGGCAAATCGAGTAATTTGTTTATACACAAAAGTGAACGAAATTGGTCAAGGTGAATTAACTTTAGGTTAA